One segment of Gilliamella sp. ESL0441 DNA contains the following:
- the yfbR gene encoding 5'-deoxynucleotidase, which yields MNKSHFFAHLSRLKLINRWPLMRNVRTENVSEHSLQVAFVAHALAIIKNKYFNGQVNPERIALLAMYHDASEVITGDLPTPTKYYNPQITTEYKKIEKIAQNKLINMLPQELQDDFRRLIDDDFYDETEKNIVKQADALCAYLKTIEELSAGNNEFRLAEQRLKKTLSERGSPEMDYFLEIFVPSFSLSLDEITLDK from the coding sequence ATGAATAAAAGCCATTTTTTTGCTCATCTTTCACGATTAAAATTAATTAATCGTTGGCCGTTAATGCGCAATGTCAGAACAGAAAATGTATCTGAGCATAGTCTTCAAGTCGCTTTTGTTGCACATGCGTTAGCAATCATCAAAAACAAATATTTTAACGGACAAGTTAATCCTGAAAGAATCGCTTTATTAGCTATGTATCATGATGCATCCGAAGTGATTACTGGAGACCTGCCTACACCGACTAAATACTATAATCCTCAAATTACAACAGAATACAAAAAGATTGAAAAAATTGCCCAAAACAAGCTAATTAATATGTTACCGCAAGAGTTACAAGATGATTTTAGACGTCTTATTGATGATGATTTTTATGATGAAACAGAAAAAAATATTGTCAAACAGGCCGATGCGTTATGTGCTTATCTTAAAACGATTGAAGAACTCAGTGCCGGCAATAATGAGTTTAGATTGGCTGAACAGCGTTTGAAAAAGACATTGTCTGAACGAGGAAGTCCTGAAATGGATTATTTTTTAGAAATATTTGTGCCAAGTTTTAGTTTATCGTTGGATGAAATCACGTTAGATAAATAA
- a CDS encoding ATP-binding protein has product MKYMFNQLTLKTKLISLICAAFIFSVVVQYVYTIHMINKAFYHLSSQRFKDIAELVSTNHNLINQVSNPTSDNLQAIQHYTEQVRQLASVDFVVIFNMQGVQYSHLDKSKTGQQLVEGNEQKALLETSHLSIAKGTLDDPITASSPIYNDNQQQIGIVLVGQTRHKMNYLALKSSQPVWLSLLVSFTLTVILACLLSRYIKMLICRLKPNQIDQLFEECNAIIRTVKEGIVVINQNGLISQINDEAIRILHMDKSKENIIGKPINTLIPNARLNEVMNKGIAEYDCEQNINGMVIVTNRIPLYVNNKLVGAITSFRDITEIRQLSKKLTSINRDADALRSQSHEFNNKLHVIYGLAYQDNKQELVNYLEEIIGNKQPELDEISQYIKEPIITGFLNSKLSRIKELGIALTFNINGMIAPISNHLVIHHLITILGNLIDNSLDAVHSLADKKIEINFTVQNGYFYIEIIDNGIGISEKDVQHIFQKGYSTKGDNRGMGLYLVLSCVDELGGDIQLFNLGKKKGTCFKISLPLAVLYREIS; this is encoded by the coding sequence ATGAAATATATGTTTAATCAATTAACGCTTAAAACTAAGCTTATCAGTTTGATTTGCGCTGCATTTATATTTTCAGTGGTTGTTCAATATGTTTACACTATTCATATGATAAACAAAGCGTTTTATCATCTTTCTTCTCAACGATTTAAAGATATTGCCGAATTAGTATCAACTAATCATAATCTCATTAATCAAGTCAGTAATCCCACGTCAGACAATTTACAAGCAATTCAACATTATACCGAACAAGTTCGCCAACTTGCATCAGTTGATTTTGTCGTAATATTCAATATGCAAGGTGTACAGTATTCACACCTAGACAAAAGCAAAACAGGACAGCAGCTTGTAGAGGGCAATGAACAAAAGGCATTACTAGAAACATCACATCTTTCCATTGCTAAAGGAACATTAGACGATCCAATCACAGCATCCAGCCCTATATACAACGATAATCAGCAACAAATTGGTATTGTTTTGGTTGGACAAACACGCCATAAAATGAATTATTTAGCTTTAAAGTCAAGTCAACCAGTTTGGTTATCTTTATTAGTGTCATTTACTTTAACAGTGATTTTAGCCTGTTTATTGTCTCGTTATATTAAGATGCTTATATGTAGATTAAAACCCAACCAAATAGATCAACTTTTTGAAGAATGTAATGCCATTATTAGAACTGTCAAAGAAGGCATAGTCGTGATTAACCAAAATGGATTAATTTCACAAATTAATGATGAAGCCATTAGAATATTACATATGGATAAGAGTAAGGAAAACATTATCGGCAAACCCATTAACACTCTTATACCCAATGCACGTTTAAATGAAGTTATGAACAAGGGGATTGCTGAATATGATTGCGAACAAAATATTAATGGTATGGTGATTGTGACTAACCGTATTCCATTATACGTAAATAATAAATTAGTCGGAGCCATTACCTCTTTTCGTGATATAACAGAAATACGCCAATTATCAAAGAAATTAACAAGTATTAATCGTGATGCCGATGCTTTACGTTCGCAATCTCATGAATTTAATAATAAATTGCATGTAATTTATGGACTGGCATATCAAGACAACAAACAAGAACTGGTCAATTATCTTGAAGAAATTATTGGCAATAAACAACCAGAATTAGACGAGATTAGTCAATACATTAAAGAACCCATTATTACTGGCTTTCTTAATAGTAAATTGAGTCGAATAAAAGAATTAGGCATAGCCTTAACTTTTAACATTAATGGTATGATCGCCCCTATTTCTAATCACTTAGTCATTCATCATTTAATCACTATTCTTGGAAATCTGATCGATAATAGTTTAGATGCCGTTCATAGTTTAGCTGATAAAAAAATAGAGATAAATTTTACTGTCCAAAACGGCTATTTTTACATCGAAATCATTGATAACGGGATAGGTATTTCTGAAAAAGATGTACAGCATATCTTTCAAAAAGGCTATTCAACTAAAGGAGATAATCGTGGTATGGGGTTATATTTGGTTTTATCTTGTGTTGATGAACTTGGCGGTGATATTCAGTTATTCAATCTTGGTAAGAAAAAAGGAACATGCTTTAAAATATCACTGCCATTAGCAGTCCTCTATCGAGAAATATCATAA
- the ftsA gene encoding cell division protein FtsA codes for MKATEKKLVVGLEVGTSKVLALVGEVLPDGIVNIIGVGHCPSKGVDKGGVNDLESVVKSIQRAIDQAELMADCQISSVYLSLSGKHIRCQNEIGMVPIADEEVTAEDVENVVHTAKSVRILDEHRILHVIAQEYSIDLQEGIKNPIGLSGVRMKAKVHLVTCHNDMARNIVKAVERCGLKVDQLIFSGLASSYAVLTDDEKELGVCVIDIGGGTMDVTVYTGGALRHSVVIPYAGNVVTSDIAYAFGAPPMDAENIKIRYGCAVGSLIGKDEVIDVPSVGGRPSRSLQRQTLADVIEPRYSELLSLVQKELLSLQDELKKQNVKYQLAAGIVLTGGAAQIKGMVECAEKVFQNQVRVGQPLNISGLTDYVQKPYCSTTVGLLHYGKQSLLSDDGKDNHKSSLKGIAKRLTGWFKKEF; via the coding sequence ATGAAAGCAACAGAAAAAAAATTGGTGGTTGGACTAGAAGTAGGTACTTCTAAAGTACTTGCTCTTGTCGGTGAGGTTCTGCCCGATGGTATTGTCAATATCATCGGTGTAGGTCATTGCCCATCAAAAGGCGTTGATAAAGGTGGTGTGAACGATCTTGAGTCAGTAGTTAAATCAATCCAACGTGCAATTGACCAAGCTGAATTGATGGCTGATTGCCAGATTTCTTCTGTTTATTTGAGTCTTTCTGGTAAACATATTCGCTGTCAAAATGAAATAGGTATGGTGCCAATAGCTGACGAAGAGGTAACTGCTGAGGATGTCGAAAATGTTGTCCACACCGCGAAATCGGTAAGAATTCTTGATGAGCATCGAATATTACATGTTATTGCACAAGAATATTCGATTGATTTACAAGAAGGGATTAAAAACCCAATAGGATTATCAGGTGTACGAATGAAAGCAAAAGTTCATTTAGTGACCTGTCATAATGATATGGCGAGAAATATCGTAAAAGCTGTTGAGCGTTGTGGATTGAAAGTTGATCAGTTGATTTTTTCTGGTTTAGCTTCAAGTTATGCTGTTTTAACTGATGATGAAAAAGAGTTAGGGGTTTGCGTCATTGATATTGGCGGCGGAACCATGGATGTGACAGTTTATACTGGCGGGGCTTTACGGCATTCGGTTGTCATTCCTTATGCTGGAAATGTTGTGACGAGTGATATCGCTTATGCATTTGGTGCTCCTCCAATGGATGCTGAAAATATCAAAATTCGATATGGGTGTGCTGTTGGTTCACTAATCGGAAAAGATGAAGTTATTGATGTACCGAGTGTTGGTGGTCGACCTTCTCGTTCTTTACAACGGCAGACTCTGGCTGATGTGATTGAACCTCGTTATTCAGAACTATTATCATTGGTACAAAAAGAGTTATTATCATTACAAGATGAATTAAAAAAACAAAATGTAAAATATCAATTAGCTGCAGGTATAGTACTAACTGGTGGTGCAGCACAAATAAAGGGAATGGTGGAATGTGCTGAAAAAGTATTTCAAAATCAAGTCCGTGTTGGACAACCGTTAAATATTTCAGGATTAACTGATTATGTACAAAAGCCTTATTGTTCAACAACAGTAGGATTGTTACATTATGGCAAACAAAGTTTATTAAGTGATGATGGCAAAGATAACCATAAGTCATCATTAAAAGGGATAGCTAAACGATTGACCGGTTGGTTTAAAAAAGAATTTTAG
- a CDS encoding autotransporter outer membrane beta-barrel domain-containing protein, translating to MKLKSISLLVISAFSANYVQAYNHDVTTDIVLPFNQIDERYFLTNSSTTPVNIIAENGLTIKDDASFHLGFSGKTATESASNAQGDINMFIKGNFQIYNDTWIGKFDTKFFTQYLGLHKDFPFDPIEHDINVHVSGDINVELGADKQRGGLMILAGNVMRTGTNSTGKTTVIVDGDTNIRSGDNHLAGTASAPARLTTRTFNLTGGDIEIIGAKTVLETTNKDSNRSSVLIGKTGKMIVMREGTVDVSRGGNFDVVDQAILSASRGNGFIKLASDGELNVGKNATIESSKGSLSISDQTNKTSQLNIDGIVSFGISDTKQVNVIRGDNINLSSNAKFSATDDFIKNGLKYTTTDINATVLAAENKLSIHPIQNGQLKPLIQNIYGDLNFKQSGNELVFVNASNVTNFDDAKNAKNAAKRQISRYYQQSGTSSKNVAKRFTDNLVKVAYESMYNTNNNEMLSKTNTKAGELNWQILSNMARGNLAIESKGTTLFFNQNIAGLYNNNHGLHLTEIAMNSLNDTKAILDKRVHQFHLNQGEENNLWVNLTHHYENTDNNQGISGYKYTSNGFMLGFDKEVIDNLLVGSAIGYSTGKYKDKAASSNDSDIHQYQIQLYTSYKFPNNILGSTFAGYSFGKNDLKTHDSFNTIKEKFNNRTWNFGGAVGYHWQNTEEFAMIPSIGLTYIHTENSAHNVSYNQINLVKYGQATNSAVLMPLDLTTTYSFFKNKDSQLTLTGQTGYTFNFSRNKFDSDITLNGINGLSKMRSYSSNRTKNQYNLGAGINYQYQLINLNLDYQYFGQSKKNSRYITAGAKIDF from the coding sequence ATGAAATTGAAATCAATATCTTTATTAGTAATCAGTGCTTTTAGCGCCAATTATGTACAAGCTTACAATCATGATGTGACTACAGACATCGTCTTACCTTTCAACCAAATCGATGAACGTTATTTTTTAACAAATAGCAGCACTACACCTGTGAATATTATTGCAGAAAATGGTTTAACGATTAAAGATGATGCATCTTTCCATTTGGGTTTTAGTGGCAAAACAGCAACCGAATCCGCCTCAAATGCACAAGGTGACATTAACATGTTCATCAAAGGTAACTTTCAAATCTATAATGACACGTGGATTGGTAAATTTGATACTAAATTCTTCACCCAATATTTAGGATTACACAAGGATTTTCCTTTTGATCCTATAGAGCACGATATTAACGTTCATGTTTCAGGTGATATTAATGTTGAGTTAGGGGCAGATAAACAACGAGGTGGGTTAATGATTTTAGCCGGTAACGTTATGCGCACCGGTACAAATTCCACAGGAAAAACAACGGTTATTGTTGACGGTGATACGAATATTCGTAGTGGTGATAATCATCTAGCTGGCACCGCCTCTGCCCCTGCCAGACTAACCACCCGTACCTTTAATTTAACAGGAGGAGACATTGAAATTATTGGTGCAAAAACAGTTTTAGAAACGACAAATAAGGATTCAAATCGCTCTTCTGTTTTAATTGGTAAAACAGGCAAAATGATTGTCATGCGTGAAGGAACGGTTGATGTCAGCCGTGGTGGTAATTTTGATGTCGTAGATCAAGCCATATTGAGTGCAAGCCGTGGTAATGGTTTTATAAAACTTGCATCAGATGGTGAATTAAATGTTGGTAAAAATGCGACAATAGAATCGTCTAAAGGATCACTATCAATTAGTGATCAAACCAATAAGACATCTCAACTCAATATTGATGGTATCGTTAGCTTTGGTATTTCTGATACCAAACAGGTCAATGTAATACGCGGTGATAACATCAATCTTTCATCTAATGCCAAATTTTCAGCAACAGATGACTTTATCAAAAATGGATTGAAATATACGACAACCGATATAAATGCGACAGTTTTAGCCGCAGAGAATAAATTAAGTATCCACCCTATTCAAAACGGTCAACTAAAACCACTTATTCAAAATATTTATGGGGACTTGAACTTCAAGCAATCGGGGAATGAACTTGTATTTGTCAATGCGAGTAATGTCACCAATTTCGATGATGCAAAAAATGCAAAAAATGCGGCTAAACGCCAAATCTCACGTTATTATCAACAATCAGGTACTTCATCAAAAAATGTCGCTAAACGCTTTACTGATAATTTAGTGAAAGTCGCTTATGAATCAATGTATAACACAAACAATAATGAAATGTTAAGTAAAACTAATACCAAAGCTGGGGAATTAAATTGGCAAATACTCAGCAATATGGCACGTGGTAATTTAGCCATTGAATCAAAAGGAACGACCCTATTTTTTAATCAAAATATCGCTGGGCTTTATAATAATAATCATGGTTTACATTTAACTGAAATCGCAATGAATTCACTGAATGATACCAAAGCCATTTTAGATAAACGAGTTCACCAATTTCATCTAAACCAAGGTGAAGAAAATAATTTATGGGTTAACCTGACTCACCATTATGAAAATACCGATAATAATCAGGGCATTTCTGGATATAAATACACTTCTAATGGGTTTATGCTCGGGTTTGATAAAGAAGTTATCGATAATCTTTTAGTGGGTAGTGCCATTGGTTATTCCACTGGTAAGTATAAGGATAAAGCGGCTTCATCAAATGATTCTGATATCCATCAATATCAAATTCAGTTATACACCAGTTATAAATTTCCTAATAATATACTGGGATCAACGTTCGCAGGTTATTCCTTTGGAAAAAATGATTTAAAAACTCACGATAGTTTTAATACTATTAAGGAAAAATTTAATAATAGAACGTGGAATTTTGGTGGTGCTGTTGGTTATCATTGGCAAAATACCGAAGAATTTGCAATGATTCCAAGTATTGGTTTAACTTATATTCATACCGAAAATAGTGCTCACAATGTTAGCTATAATCAAATCAACTTGGTTAAATATGGTCAAGCGACAAATTCTGCGGTATTGATGCCACTTGATTTGACCACAACATATTCTTTCTTCAAAAATAAGGATAGTCAATTAACTTTAACGGGTCAAACCGGCTATACTTTTAATTTTAGTCGCAACAAATTTGATAGTGATATTACTCTTAATGGTATCAATGGTTTATCTAAAATGCGTAGCTATTCATCAAACAGGACTAAAAATCAATATAATTTAGGGGCTGGAATCAATTATCAATATCAGTTGATAAATTTAAATCTTGATTATCAGTACTTTGGTCAAAGTAAAAAGAATAGTCGTTATATAACAGCAGGTGCTAAGATAGATTTTTAA
- the citG gene encoding triphosphoribosyl-dephospho-CoA synthase CitG: MNDYSKQVAFIESKLIKDQQSLPVQFAIKALIREICLSPKPGLVDMNNNGAHRDMNFQTFIASIEAISCWFEPFYQYGIDSANKEPHLFLTDIRPIGIQCEQAMYHATHQINTHKGGIFAFGLLLGAIGRLTKQQRQINIQSISNEVSTICQGIVDHELKQNHQIKSVGEKLFKLHNLSGARGEAESGYATARNISLPIYNQMQQNGYSEEDSLLQALLYLLAYNQDTNLVSRGGLDGLNFVKQQAKQIILQGGITHPDGIQLFTQLDNKLIERNLSPGGSADLIAITWFLSQY, from the coding sequence ATGAACGATTATTCAAAGCAAGTGGCATTCATAGAATCAAAACTGATTAAAGATCAGCAATCTTTACCAGTACAATTTGCCATTAAAGCTCTAATCAGAGAGATATGCTTATCGCCCAAACCCGGGCTGGTTGATATGAATAATAACGGTGCGCACCGAGATATGAATTTTCAAACTTTTATTGCCAGTATTGAGGCAATATCATGTTGGTTTGAACCCTTCTATCAGTATGGAATAGATTCAGCAAATAAAGAACCTCATCTTTTTTTAACTGATATAAGACCTATCGGGATACAGTGTGAACAAGCGATGTACCATGCTACACATCAAATTAACACCCATAAAGGTGGGATTTTTGCTTTTGGTTTGCTACTTGGCGCTATCGGTAGATTAACGAAACAACAACGACAAATCAATATTCAAAGTATCAGCAATGAAGTGTCGACAATTTGCCAAGGCATTGTTGATCATGAGCTTAAACAAAATCATCAAATAAAATCTGTGGGTGAAAAGTTATTTAAACTACACAATCTATCTGGCGCACGAGGAGAAGCAGAATCCGGTTATGCAACAGCAAGAAATATCTCGCTCCCTATTTACAACCAGATGCAACAAAATGGTTATAGTGAAGAAGATTCACTATTACAAGCACTATTGTATTTGCTTGCTTATAATCAGGATACCAATTTGGTATCAAGAGGTGGGCTTGATGGTTTAAACTTTGTCAAACAACAAGCTAAGCAGATTATTTTGCAAGGTGGCATTACACACCCAGATGGCATTCAGCTATTCACTCAACTTGATAATAAGTTGATTGAACGTAATTTAAGTCCTGGTGGTTCTGCAGATCTTATTGCAATAACCTGGTTTTTGTCTCAATACTAG
- a CDS encoding FtsQ-type POTRA domain-containing protein, whose product MKQVRQAAHRREGKKKRYLLIFRSTEQLAGFLFFIMIVFVSAWIVQSVKNWMEDPEQMVLSQLTLSGEYTYTTEDDLREAILGLGLPNTYIGQDVNDIQQEILRFPWVKQVSVRKQWPDKLIVYIEEYKPEFYWNDLFLLDKEGNVFSVPLDRITDLKLPRLYGPEGKAKSALEIYYKLDELSKKLANNQLALHIKSAITDERNAWQLMVKQCIGDFCEENQEIKLMLGNENVEQRYQQFIKLFPEIQSKTPKDERITVADLRYENGISVQREKMTQ is encoded by the coding sequence ATGAAGCAAGTAAGGCAAGCCGCTCACCGACGTGAAGGAAAAAAAAAGAGATACTTGCTTATTTTTCGTAGTACTGAGCAATTAGCTGGTTTTTTGTTCTTTATTATGATTGTTTTCGTTAGTGCATGGATTGTCCAAAGCGTAAAAAATTGGATGGAAGATCCAGAACAGATGGTATTGTCGCAATTAACTTTAAGCGGTGAATATACCTATACGACTGAGGATGATCTTAGAGAAGCAATTTTAGGTTTGGGGTTACCAAATACTTATATTGGTCAAGATGTAAATGATATACAACAAGAAATATTAAGATTTCCATGGGTTAAACAGGTTAGTGTACGTAAGCAGTGGCCTGATAAATTGATAGTATATATAGAAGAGTATAAACCTGAGTTTTATTGGAATGATCTGTTTTTACTCGATAAAGAAGGGAATGTATTTAGTGTTCCGCTAGATCGTATAACGGACTTGAAATTACCAAGACTTTATGGTCCAGAAGGTAAAGCAAAGTCAGCGTTAGAGATTTATTATAAGTTAGATGAACTTTCAAAAAAATTAGCTAACAATCAATTAGCACTGCATATTAAGTCAGCAATAACTGATGAACGCAATGCATGGCAGTTGATGGTAAAACAGTGTATTGGTGATTTTTGTGAAGAAAATCAAGAAATAAAACTGATGTTGGGTAATGAAAATGTAGAGCAACGTTACCAACAATTTATCAAATTATTTCCTGAAATTCAGTCAAAAACACCGAAAGATGAAAGAATTACAGTCGCTGATTTACGTTATGAAAATGGCATTTCAGTACAAAGAGAAAAAATGACACAGTAG
- the ftsZ gene encoding cell division protein FtsZ — protein sequence MFEPMVADDEPAAVIKVIGVGGGGGNAVEHMIAEHIEGVEFFAANTDAQALKRIKVGQTIQIGTNVTKGLGAGANPEVGRNSAEEDREVIRNAIEGADMVFIAAGMGGGTGTGAAPVVAEIAKELGILTVAVVTKPFGFEGKKRMAFAEQGIAELAKHVDSLITIPNDKLLKVLGRGVKLLDAFAAANGVLKGAVQGIAELITKPGHINVDFADVRTVMSEMGYAMMGSGRASGDNRAEEAAEMAISSPLLEDIDLSGARGVLVNVTAGLDLGLEEFETVGSTVRAFASDNATVVVGTTFDPDMSDEIRVTVVATGIGMDKRPEAKITKPIQQNSLFSQNNTLAQQEEKLAKVVNEQSISPLEENKILDIPAFIRKQAN from the coding sequence ATGTTTGAGCCTATGGTTGCAGATGATGAACCAGCAGCAGTCATTAAAGTTATTGGTGTCGGTGGTGGCGGCGGTAATGCTGTTGAACATATGATTGCTGAGCATATTGAAGGTGTTGAATTTTTTGCGGCAAATACTGATGCGCAAGCATTGAAAAGAATTAAGGTAGGTCAAACTATCCAGATCGGCACGAATGTCACTAAAGGACTTGGTGCGGGGGCTAATCCAGAAGTGGGTAGAAACTCTGCCGAGGAAGATCGTGAAGTCATTCGTAATGCAATTGAAGGAGCCGATATGGTGTTTATCGCTGCAGGAATGGGCGGAGGAACAGGCACCGGAGCTGCTCCAGTTGTTGCTGAAATAGCTAAAGAATTGGGTATTTTGACTGTAGCTGTTGTGACTAAACCTTTTGGATTCGAAGGTAAAAAGCGTATGGCTTTTGCTGAACAAGGTATTGCTGAGTTAGCAAAACATGTTGATTCGCTTATTACTATTCCAAATGATAAGCTATTAAAGGTTTTAGGTCGTGGTGTTAAACTATTAGATGCTTTTGCAGCAGCAAATGGTGTGCTGAAAGGTGCAGTCCAAGGTATTGCTGAGTTAATCACCAAACCAGGTCATATTAATGTGGACTTTGCAGACGTTAGAACAGTGATGTCTGAAATGGGATATGCTATGATGGGCTCTGGTCGTGCAAGTGGTGATAATCGAGCTGAGGAAGCGGCTGAAATGGCTATTTCAAGCCCATTACTTGAAGACATCGATTTATCTGGTGCACGTGGTGTGCTCGTTAATGTAACTGCTGGTTTAGATCTTGGCTTAGAAGAGTTTGAAACGGTTGGTAGTACTGTTAGGGCTTTTGCCTCGGACAATGCTACAGTTGTAGTTGGGACTACTTTTGATCCTGATATGTCAGATGAAATTCGTGTAACTGTTGTTGCAACAGGTATTGGCATGGATAAACGTCCTGAAGCAAAAATAACTAAACCGATTCAACAAAACTCATTATTTAGTCAAAATAATACTTTGGCACAACAAGAAGAAAAACTAGCTAAAGTGGTTAATGAGCAATCTATTTCTCCTCTCGAGGAAAATAAGATTTTAGATATTCCTGCTTTTATTCGTAAACAAGCGAATTAA
- the lpxC gene encoding UDP-3-O-acyl-N-acetylglucosamine deacetylase, with protein sequence MKQRTLKKTIQTTGVGLHTGKKVTLTLRPAPENTGVIYRRTDLNPYVDFPVDAKSVRDTMLCTCLVNEDNVRISTVEHINSALAGLGIDNIIIEVNAPEIPIMDGSASPFIYLLLDAGIIEQNALKKFLRVKETIRVENGDKWAEVRPFSGFRLDFTIDFQHPAIDSSSQRYQLDFSSESFIRQISRARTFGFMRDIEALQSKGLCLGGSLDCAIVVDDYKVLNEDGLRFEDEFVRHKMLDTIGDLYMSGHNMIGEVVCYKSGHALNNQLLQALLAKQSAWEYVTFTDEQTVPLALGTQQLVLA encoded by the coding sequence ATGAAACAAAGAACATTAAAAAAGACAATACAGACAACTGGTGTCGGTTTACATACTGGCAAAAAAGTTACTTTGACGTTGCGTCCTGCACCTGAAAATACAGGTGTTATTTATAGACGTACTGATTTGAATCCATATGTGGACTTTCCGGTAGATGCAAAATCAGTTCGTGATACGATGCTCTGTACTTGTTTAGTTAATGAAGATAATGTCCGTATTTCAACGGTAGAACATATTAACTCTGCATTAGCAGGGCTGGGGATCGATAATATTATTATCGAAGTCAATGCACCGGAAATTCCAATTATGGATGGTAGTGCAAGTCCATTTATTTATTTGTTACTTGATGCCGGTATCATTGAACAAAATGCGCTTAAAAAGTTTTTACGTGTTAAAGAAACAATACGCGTTGAAAATGGTGATAAATGGGCTGAAGTAAGACCATTTAGTGGGTTTCGATTGGACTTCACGATTGATTTCCAACATCCTGCTATTGATAGTAGTTCGCAACGTTATCAGCTCGATTTTTCGTCTGAATCTTTTATTCGTCAAATCAGTCGTGCTAGAACGTTTGGTTTTATGCGTGATATCGAAGCATTACAGTCTAAAGGTTTATGCTTAGGTGGTAGTTTAGATTGTGCTATCGTAGTAGATGATTATAAAGTTCTTAATGAAGATGGATTACGTTTTGAAGATGAGTTTGTTCGTCACAAAATGTTAGATACCATAGGTGACTTATACATGAGCGGTCACAACATGATTGGTGAAGTGGTTTGTTATAAATCAGGACACGCTTTGAATAATCAGTTATTACAAGCTTTATTGGCGAAACAAAGTGCGTGGGAGTACGTCACATTTACTGACGAGCAAACCGTACCGCTTGCTTTAGGAACTCAACAACTTGTTTTAGCATAA